The Agromyces hippuratus genome has a window encoding:
- a CDS encoding LysE family translocator codes for MNTQLLLACWAMMTFMVLVPGPDWAYIIASGLRDRSIVPALSGILIGYLAAVAAVAVGVGAAVAAMPWVLSGLTLAAAAYLAYLGIRVLIEPPGVVAGAAPGGGAETRPWLRLVQGAGVSGLNPKGLLVLVVLLPQFTDAAGAWPIPVQLAVLGLIFVGSCALVYFVVGMGARTVLRARPSAMRLVSRISGAAMVVLAVVLVVEQLSHLLG; via the coding sequence GTGAACACCCAACTGCTGCTCGCCTGCTGGGCGATGATGACGTTCATGGTGCTCGTGCCGGGCCCCGACTGGGCGTACATCATCGCCTCGGGGCTGCGCGACCGCAGCATCGTGCCCGCCCTCTCCGGAATCCTCATCGGCTACCTCGCCGCGGTGGCCGCGGTGGCGGTGGGCGTCGGCGCCGCGGTGGCGGCGATGCCGTGGGTGCTGAGCGGACTCACCTTGGCCGCCGCGGCGTACCTGGCGTACCTCGGCATCCGGGTGCTGATCGAGCCGCCCGGGGTGGTCGCCGGCGCAGCACCCGGCGGAGGAGCCGAGACGCGGCCGTGGCTGCGCCTCGTGCAGGGCGCCGGCGTCAGCGGCCTGAACCCGAAGGGCCTGCTCGTGCTCGTCGTGCTGCTGCCGCAGTTCACGGATGCCGCGGGCGCCTGGCCGATCCCGGTGCAACTCGCCGTGCTCGGCCTCATCTTCGTCGGCAGCTGCGCGCTCGTCTACTTCGTCGTCGGCATGGGCGCCCGCACCGTGCTGCGCGCCCGGCCGTCGGCCATGCGTCTCGTCTCACGCATCTCGGGCGCCGCGATGGTCGTGCTCGCCGTGGTGCTCGTCGTCGAGCAGCTGTCGCACCTGCTCGGCTGA
- a CDS encoding MurR/RpiR family transcriptional regulator produces the protein MPTHEPRADEPGQRPVLVRIRAILPELRPSEQRIASLFVSEPALIAELSIAELAARCDTSTTSVVRFCKRMGYEHFKALRMDVLRDVARETFETAGLPEISGDIDRDDTLDDIVAKVSMAETLSIADTAKVLDIDALQAAVDAVGATPRVDIFGVGASSFVGLDLQQKLTRIGRTALNWSDPHAAWTSAATLRPGTVAIAVSHSGGTVDTVEFLAIARAAGATTIAITNHDHSPLAEQADIVLTTAARETGFRSGALGSRIAQLMVVDCVFIGVAQASYDQSMEAIRNTYAAVHHLRALRR, from the coding sequence ATGCCCACCCACGAGCCCAGGGCCGACGAGCCCGGCCAGCGCCCCGTGCTCGTGCGCATCCGGGCGATCCTGCCCGAGCTGCGCCCGAGCGAGCAGCGCATCGCCTCGCTGTTCGTCTCCGAGCCCGCGCTCATCGCCGAGCTCTCGATCGCCGAGCTCGCCGCGCGCTGCGACACCTCGACCACCTCGGTCGTGCGCTTCTGCAAGCGCATGGGCTACGAGCACTTCAAGGCCCTCCGCATGGACGTGCTCCGCGACGTCGCGCGCGAGACGTTCGAGACCGCTGGGCTGCCCGAGATCTCGGGCGACATCGACCGCGACGACACTCTCGACGACATCGTGGCGAAGGTCTCGATGGCCGAGACCCTCTCGATCGCCGACACGGCGAAGGTGCTCGACATCGACGCCTTGCAGGCTGCCGTCGACGCGGTCGGGGCGACCCCGCGCGTCGACATCTTCGGCGTGGGCGCGAGCTCGTTCGTCGGCCTCGACCTGCAGCAGAAGCTCACCCGCATCGGCCGCACTGCGCTCAACTGGTCCGACCCGCACGCCGCCTGGACCTCGGCGGCGACGCTCCGCCCCGGCACCGTGGCGATCGCCGTCTCGCACAGCGGCGGCACCGTCGACACGGTCGAGTTCCTCGCGATCGCACGCGCCGCGGGCGCCACGACGATCGCGATCACCAATCACGATCACTCCCCGCTCGCCGAGCAGGCCGACATCGTGCTCACCACCGCCGCCCGCGAGACCGGGTTCCGCTCGGGTGCGCTCGGCAGCCGCATCGCACAGCTCATGGTCGTCGACTGCGTCTTCATCGGCGTCGCCCAGGCCAGCTACGACCAGTCGATGGAGGCGATCCGCAACACCTACGCGGCAGTGCACCACCTCCGCGCGCTTCGCCGGTGA
- a CDS encoding NADPH:quinone reductase, producing MRAIAYAKTGDSSVLHLVEREAAEPGTGEVRVRIAVSGVNPTDWKARAGSRPGEAAPFAEVVPNQDGAGVVDAVGPGATGFAVGDRVWAYLAAHRRPSGTAQQFAVLTAEHVAPLPDSASFDLGASLGVPAMTAHRALTVSEAGPSRLGPGALHGRTVLVAGGAGAVGHAAIQLARWSGATVITTVSSPEKAALATAAGAHHVVNYRTDDAAAAIRAIAPHGVDQVVEVSPARNAGLNASVIANHGSIAVYATDGGAEMTLDVRRHFALNVRYQFLLLYTVGRDALSAAAEDLGRALVDGALPVGEAAGLPITRFPLERTAEAHDAVEAGTVGKVLIVVDPDLA from the coding sequence ATGAGAGCGATCGCGTACGCGAAGACCGGGGACTCGTCCGTGCTGCACCTCGTCGAGCGCGAGGCGGCCGAACCGGGCACCGGAGAGGTGCGCGTGCGCATCGCCGTGTCGGGCGTCAACCCGACCGACTGGAAGGCGAGGGCCGGTTCACGTCCGGGCGAGGCGGCGCCGTTCGCCGAGGTCGTGCCGAACCAGGACGGCGCCGGCGTCGTCGACGCCGTCGGCCCGGGGGCGACCGGGTTCGCGGTCGGCGACCGGGTCTGGGCCTACCTCGCCGCGCACAGGCGGCCGTCCGGCACCGCGCAGCAGTTCGCGGTGCTCACGGCCGAGCACGTGGCGCCCCTGCCGGATTCCGCGAGCTTCGACCTCGGCGCCTCCCTCGGCGTGCCCGCCATGACCGCGCACCGCGCGCTCACCGTCTCCGAGGCGGGTCCGTCCCGACTCGGCCCCGGCGCGCTCCACGGCCGCACGGTGCTCGTGGCCGGTGGCGCCGGCGCGGTCGGGCACGCGGCCATCCAGCTCGCCCGCTGGTCGGGAGCGACGGTCATCACGACCGTGAGCTCGCCCGAGAAGGCCGCACTGGCGACCGCGGCCGGAGCCCACCACGTCGTGAACTACCGCACCGACGACGCCGCGGCCGCGATCCGCGCCATCGCCCCGCACGGCGTCGACCAGGTCGTCGAGGTCTCGCCCGCCCGCAATGCCGGGCTCAACGCGAGCGTCATCGCGAATCACGGGTCGATCGCCGTGTACGCGACAGACGGCGGCGCCGAGATGACTCTCGACGTGCGCCGGCACTTCGCGCTCAACGTGCGCTACCAGTTCCTGCTGCTCTACACCGTCGGCCGGGACGCGCTCTCGGCTGCCGCCGAGGACCTCGGCCGTGCACTCGTCGACGGTGCGCTGCCCGTCGGCGAGGCGGCCGGTCTGCCGATCACCCGCTTCCCGCTCGAGCGCACGGCCGAGGCGCACGACGCCGTCGAGGCGGGCACGGTCGGCAAGGTGCTCATCGTCGTCGACCCCGACCTCGCCTGA
- a CDS encoding MFS transporter — protein sequence MTPAIRGLYAAFAGLGATAAVIPAVLPSVEQGIGTSVVSAIPALFGGLLAGVLASSVVLRRVRALHLAAIGCLVQAVALTGAALAGTAPGFIAFAALAGLGFGLTEASASVASKAASTSSTAAILTALTATVAVTAALTPLLVALAAGTERPPLVLLVVAAAQFAAAVALLAGARGSTAPARGERRRGLRRASVLALLPLAIALPLYVGVETVFAGWSAVIPAGLLRVDPAAAALGTSVFWGLMAVGRFASSAMLRGGVTTRRALLLGTLTAAGVLGVAAVVTPTAPVFGLVAIAVAVVALAPTYALTVGLALDRLDDDEAAKATGVLVACGAAGGSFVPAAILLLTEDPTASATFVATAVICLVVAALSAIPVRTASPAVPGSRTA from the coding sequence GTGACCCCGGCGATCCGAGGGCTCTACGCCGCGTTCGCCGGACTCGGTGCGACCGCGGCGGTGATCCCGGCGGTGCTCCCCTCGGTCGAGCAGGGCATCGGGACATCCGTCGTCTCCGCCATCCCCGCCCTGTTCGGCGGCCTGCTCGCCGGCGTGCTCGCATCGAGCGTCGTGCTGCGCCGCGTGCGTGCGCTGCACCTCGCGGCGATCGGATGCCTCGTGCAGGCGGTCGCCCTCACCGGCGCCGCCCTCGCCGGCACGGCACCCGGCTTCATCGCCTTCGCGGCCCTCGCCGGCCTCGGGTTCGGACTCACCGAGGCCTCCGCGAGCGTCGCCTCGAAGGCCGCTTCGACCTCCTCGACCGCCGCCATCCTCACCGCGCTCACGGCGACGGTCGCCGTCACCGCGGCGCTCACGCCCCTCCTCGTGGCCCTGGCCGCGGGCACCGAGCGGCCACCGCTGGTGCTCCTCGTGGTCGCCGCCGCGCAGTTCGCCGCCGCCGTCGCGCTCCTCGCCGGCGCCCGCGGCAGCACCGCTCCGGCCCGTGGCGAGCGCCGACGCGGCCTCCGTCGTGCGAGCGTGCTCGCGCTACTGCCGCTCGCGATCGCGCTCCCCCTCTACGTCGGCGTCGAGACCGTGTTCGCCGGGTGGTCGGCCGTGATCCCGGCGGGACTGCTGCGGGTCGACCCCGCCGCCGCCGCACTCGGCACCTCGGTCTTCTGGGGGCTCATGGCCGTCGGCCGGTTCGCCTCGTCGGCGATGCTGCGGGGCGGCGTCACGACGCGTCGCGCCCTGCTCCTCGGCACGCTCACCGCCGCCGGGGTGCTCGGCGTCGCTGCGGTCGTCACGCCGACCGCCCCGGTGTTCGGCCTCGTCGCGATCGCCGTCGCCGTCGTCGCCCTCGCCCCGACCTACGCCCTCACGGTGGGGCTCGCACTCGATCGCCTCGACGACGACGAAGCCGCGAAGGCGACCGGGGTGCTCGTCGCCTGCGGCGCAGCCGGCGGCAGCTTCGTGCCCGCCGCGATCCTGCTCCTCACTGAGGATCCCACCGCGTCCGCGACGTTCGTCGCGACCGCCGTCATCTGCCTCGTGGTCGCCGCCCTCTCGGCGATCCCCGTCCGCACCGCCAGCCCAGCCGTCCCAGGAAGCCGCACCGCATGA
- a CDS encoding ABC-F family ATP-binding cassette domain-containing protein, protein MSLIRLNDVSIEFDGRPVLKEAFLKLKQGDRVGLIGKNGTGKTSLLEVVLGRREPSGGTRDVTLGTTIGYFSQFSELDGEQSIQQILSGHFAQVHETQARLDEIGMALAEPMADDAMTRLLTEQGELFERMDHIGGWTYETTIDTVLTRLGFDEERRALAVGRLSGGWRNRAALAQILVQSPDVLLLDEPTNFLDLEGVKWIENWLSSFAGAVLVVSHDRQFLDGVVTRIIELENYRLQEYEGDYSAYVHAKQSRLKMLEKQFAHEEELLAYEQAASAARREAARNPSNAVARRLADIKKRQAPRPIDQIITGIYEGLRVSNDLLTVTGLTKGFGGEPLFEGLSFDLRRGDRVAVLGSNGSGKSTLLDVLTGETEADFGTVRWAKGARYVSYNRVYAELDLEDTVGHAVNAYPDSLAFTATKKSVNRFLAMLQFSEADLKQKIGTLSGGQRARVAIAQCLLSGAAVIVLDEPTNHLDITSTQVMERALTHFPGAVIVVSHDRFFVDKLADRLLVFDGTPNVIETAATGAL, encoded by the coding sequence GTGAGCCTGATCCGCCTGAACGACGTCAGCATCGAGTTCGACGGGCGCCCGGTGCTGAAGGAGGCCTTCCTGAAGCTCAAGCAGGGCGACCGGGTCGGCCTCATCGGCAAGAACGGCACCGGCAAGACGAGCCTGCTCGAGGTCGTGCTCGGGCGGCGCGAGCCGAGCGGCGGCACCCGCGACGTCACGCTCGGCACCACGATCGGCTACTTCTCGCAGTTCTCCGAGCTCGACGGCGAGCAGAGCATCCAGCAGATCCTGAGCGGGCACTTCGCGCAGGTGCACGAGACGCAGGCCCGCCTCGACGAGATCGGCATGGCGCTGGCCGAGCCGATGGCGGATGACGCGATGACGCGGCTGCTCACCGAGCAGGGCGAGCTCTTCGAGCGCATGGACCACATCGGCGGCTGGACCTACGAGACCACGATCGACACGGTGCTCACCCGGCTCGGCTTCGACGAGGAGCGCCGGGCGCTGGCCGTCGGGCGCCTGTCGGGCGGATGGCGCAACCGCGCCGCGCTCGCGCAGATCCTCGTGCAGTCGCCCGACGTGCTGCTGCTCGACGAGCCGACGAACTTCCTCGACCTCGAGGGCGTGAAGTGGATCGAGAACTGGCTCTCGTCGTTCGCGGGCGCCGTGCTCGTGGTCTCGCACGACCGGCAGTTCCTCGATGGGGTCGTCACCCGCATCATCGAGCTCGAGAACTACCGCCTGCAGGAGTACGAGGGCGACTACTCGGCGTACGTGCACGCGAAGCAGTCGCGGCTCAAGATGCTCGAGAAGCAGTTCGCCCACGAAGAGGAGCTGCTCGCCTACGAGCAGGCCGCGTCGGCCGCGCGCCGCGAGGCCGCCCGCAACCCGTCGAACGCGGTCGCGCGGCGCCTCGCCGACATCAAGAAGCGCCAGGCGCCGCGCCCGATCGACCAGATCATCACGGGCATCTACGAGGGACTGCGGGTCTCGAACGACCTGCTCACGGTGACCGGGCTGACGAAGGGCTTCGGCGGCGAGCCGCTGTTCGAGGGCCTCTCGTTCGACCTGCGCCGCGGCGACCGGGTCGCGGTGCTCGGCTCGAACGGTTCAGGCAAGTCGACGCTGCTCGACGTGCTGACCGGCGAGACCGAGGCGGACTTCGGCACGGTGCGCTGGGCCAAGGGCGCCAGGTACGTCTCGTACAACCGGGTCTACGCCGAGCTCGACCTCGAAGACACCGTCGGCCACGCGGTGAACGCCTACCCCGACTCGCTCGCGTTCACCGCGACGAAGAAGAGCGTGAACCGGTTCCTCGCGATGCTGCAGTTCTCGGAGGCCGACCTCAAGCAGAAGATCGGCACGCTCTCGGGCGGCCAGCGCGCCCGCGTCGCGATCGCCCAGTGCCTGCTCTCGGGGGCGGCGGTCATCGTGCTCGACGAGCCGACGAACCACCTCGACATCACCTCGACGCAGGTCATGGAGCGGGCGCTCACGCACTTCCCTGGGGCCGTCATCGTGGTCAGCCACGACCGGTTCTTCGTCGACAAGCTCGCCGACCGGCTGCTCGTCTTCGACGGCACGCCCAACGTCATCGAGACGGCGGCGACCGGAGCGCTCTGA
- a CDS encoding TetR/AcrR family transcriptional regulator — MPQRSVVRPQLTRESVLQAALQLADRDGIEALTMRALAEQLGVEAMSIYYHLPNKDAILDGLVEVVFAEIDHEVGGFAPPPATDASSWAPALRERILGARSVQLRHPWLPNVMNARGASGPNAMRHVDGVVGIMRAGGMSHDLIHHSLHAIGSRMYGYVQELSDDGAAPAPLELEHLAALAPHLAAMLAEVVHDDPESTLGWCDDQTEFEFGLDLLLEGLERRRAAQPN; from the coding sequence ATGCCGCAGCGGTCCGTCGTGCGCCCCCAGCTCACTCGCGAGAGCGTGCTGCAGGCTGCCCTGCAACTCGCAGATCGCGACGGAATCGAGGCCCTCACGATGCGCGCGCTCGCCGAGCAGCTCGGCGTCGAGGCGATGTCGATCTACTACCACCTGCCGAACAAGGACGCGATCCTCGACGGCCTCGTCGAGGTCGTCTTCGCCGAGATCGACCACGAGGTCGGCGGGTTCGCGCCTCCCCCGGCGACGGATGCCTCGAGCTGGGCGCCGGCACTCCGCGAGCGCATCCTCGGTGCGAGGAGCGTGCAGCTGCGGCATCCGTGGTTGCCGAACGTCATGAACGCGCGCGGCGCCTCGGGGCCCAACGCCATGCGCCACGTCGACGGCGTCGTCGGCATCATGCGGGCGGGCGGCATGTCGCACGACCTCATCCACCACTCGCTGCACGCGATCGGCAGCCGCATGTACGGCTACGTGCAGGAGCTCAGCGACGACGGGGCGGCCCCGGCACCGCTCGAACTCGAACACCTCGCCGCGCTCGCGCCGCACCTCGCCGCCATGCTCGCCGAGGTCGTGCACGACGATCCCGAGTCGACGCTCGGCTGGTGCGACGACCAGACGGAGTTCGAGTTCGGGCTCGACCTGCTGCTCGAGGGGCTCGAGCGGCGCCGGGCCGCGCAGCCGAACTGA
- a CDS encoding FAD-binding and (Fe-S)-binding domain-containing protein, giving the protein MTVSATAHRSAVDPGDDRLAAELGRVLGTIASPASTAADVSVAEFDRIVAGVDASHVLLTPAAVVTPRSLEQVAAVLRFAADAGLGVTVRSGGTSLSGQASTEGILLDTRTAFRRIQPEAGGERVRVQPGATVRQVNARLLRHGRKLGPDPASEIAATVGGVIANNSSGMACGTHHNSYRTLASLTFALPSGTIVDTSAPDAARRLADAEPALHAGLARLRDLVRDRADLRAEIERQYRGKNTMGYGLNSFLDFTEPVEILAHLMVGSEGTLGFVAEAVFDTVPIASSIATALVVFPTLDAATGILPVLVETGAATLELMDAASLRVIQADPAASGIIDDVVIDGHAALLVEYHGRDDDDLAEQLALAGAALAAAGAPALDVTRDPTERARLWHFRKGLYAAIAGARRPCTTALLEDIAVPVEQLAATCASLQTLFERHGYADAVIFGHAKDGNIHFLLTEDFTAADAIARQERFTEELVDLVLGAGGTLKAEHGTGRIMAPFVERQFGAELYAVMREVKALCDPAGVLNPGVLLTDSPTAHLEHLKLTPEVESEVDRCVECGYCEPVCPSKDVTITPRQRIAVRRARAAAKAAGDTDLDARLAAAEEYASVETCAADGMCQTACPVMINTGDLVRRLREQEANAPTRTIAAGLAKIWGPVTRGAALALTAAKAVPPIAAAASAAGRAVLGADVVPQWTADLPRGGAKRAHASAATGDAVFFSACVGSMFGPADDGIGAASAFRLLCDRAGVELVTPDGIDGLCCGTPWKSKGLTAGYATAIEKTVRALLAASDGGRLPIVCDNSSCTEGLVHALENVGELDGAPVSLRIVDAVDFAAERLLPALDVGERLDSLALHPTCSSTRLGSNDHLRQLANAVAVDAVVPDAWGCCAFAGDRGMLHPELTASATATEAAELAERDFDAHASCNRTCEIGMTRATGEPYVHILELLERATR; this is encoded by the coding sequence ATGACCGTGTCCGCCACCGCCCACCGCTCCGCCGTCGACCCCGGCGATGACCGCCTCGCCGCCGAGCTCGGTCGAGTGCTCGGCACGATCGCCTCGCCGGCATCGACGGCCGCGGATGTCTCGGTCGCCGAGTTCGACCGCATCGTCGCGGGCGTCGACGCCTCGCACGTGCTGCTGACGCCCGCCGCCGTTGTCACCCCGCGCAGCCTCGAGCAGGTCGCGGCCGTGCTCCGCTTCGCGGCCGACGCCGGGCTCGGGGTGACCGTGCGTTCGGGCGGCACCAGCCTCTCGGGCCAGGCCTCGACCGAGGGCATCCTGCTCGACACGCGCACCGCGTTCCGCCGCATCCAGCCCGAGGCCGGCGGCGAGCGCGTGCGCGTGCAGCCCGGGGCGACGGTGCGGCAGGTCAACGCCCGGCTGCTCCGCCACGGCCGCAAGCTCGGGCCCGACCCGGCCAGCGAGATCGCCGCGACCGTCGGCGGCGTGATCGCCAACAACTCGAGCGGCATGGCCTGCGGCACCCACCACAACAGCTACCGCACGCTCGCCTCGCTCACCTTCGCCCTGCCGAGCGGCACGATCGTCGACACCTCGGCGCCCGATGCCGCCCGGCGGCTCGCCGACGCCGAGCCCGCGCTGCACGCAGGTCTGGCCCGGCTCCGCGACCTCGTGCGCGACCGTGCGGACCTGCGGGCCGAGATCGAGCGGCAGTACCGCGGCAAGAACACGATGGGCTACGGCCTGAACTCCTTCCTCGACTTCACCGAGCCGGTCGAGATCCTCGCGCACCTCATGGTCGGCAGCGAGGGCACGCTGGGCTTCGTCGCCGAGGCCGTCTTCGACACCGTGCCGATCGCCTCGAGCATCGCCACGGCGCTCGTGGTCTTCCCCACGCTCGACGCGGCCACCGGCATCCTTCCGGTGCTCGTCGAGACGGGCGCCGCCACCCTCGAGCTGATGGATGCCGCGTCGCTGCGCGTGATCCAGGCCGACCCCGCGGCATCCGGCATCATCGACGACGTCGTGATCGACGGGCATGCCGCGCTGCTCGTGGAGTACCACGGCCGCGATGACGACGACCTCGCCGAGCAGCTCGCCCTCGCGGGTGCCGCCCTTGCCGCCGCCGGTGCACCAGCGCTCGACGTCACCCGCGATCCGACGGAGCGCGCGCGGCTCTGGCACTTCCGCAAGGGCCTCTATGCGGCGATCGCCGGTGCCCGACGCCCGTGCACCACCGCGCTGCTCGAGGACATCGCAGTACCCGTCGAACAGCTCGCCGCGACCTGCGCATCCCTGCAGACGCTCTTCGAGCGCCACGGCTACGCCGATGCGGTGATCTTCGGGCACGCGAAGGACGGCAACATCCACTTCCTCCTCACCGAGGACTTCACCGCCGCCGATGCGATCGCGCGGCAGGAGCGCTTCACCGAGGAGCTCGTCGACCTCGTGCTCGGCGCCGGCGGCACGCTGAAGGCCGAGCACGGCACCGGCCGGATCATGGCGCCCTTCGTCGAACGCCAGTTCGGCGCCGAGCTCTACGCCGTCATGCGCGAGGTCAAGGCGCTCTGCGACCCCGCCGGCGTGCTGAACCCCGGCGTGCTGCTCACCGACTCGCCGACCGCGCACCTCGAGCACCTGAAGCTCACGCCCGAGGTCGAGTCGGAGGTCGACCGCTGCGTCGAGTGCGGCTACTGCGAGCCCGTGTGCCCGAGCAAAGACGTCACGATCACGCCGCGCCAGCGCATCGCGGTGCGCCGGGCGCGCGCCGCCGCGAAGGCCGCCGGCGACACCGACCTCGACGCACGCCTCGCCGCCGCGGAGGAGTACGCCTCGGTCGAGACCTGCGCCGCCGACGGCATGTGCCAGACGGCGTGCCCCGTGATGATCAACACCGGCGACCTCGTGCGGCGCCTGCGCGAGCAGGAGGCGAACGCGCCGACCCGCACGATCGCTGCGGGCCTCGCGAAGATCTGGGGCCCGGTGACCCGGGGCGCCGCGCTCGCCCTCACCGCGGCGAAGGCCGTGCCGCCGATCGCCGCGGCCGCCAGCGCCGCCGGCCGCGCGGTGCTCGGCGCCGACGTCGTGCCGCAGTGGACCGCCGACCTGCCACGCGGCGGGGCGAAGCGCGCCCACGCCTCGGCCGCCACCGGCGACGCCGTCTTCTTCTCGGCCTGCGTCGGCTCGATGTTCGGCCCGGCCGACGACGGCATCGGCGCGGCATCCGCCTTCCGCCTGCTCTGCGATCGCGCGGGCGTCGAGTTGGTCACGCCCGACGGCATCGACGGGCTGTGCTGCGGAACGCCGTGGAAGTCGAAGGGCCTCACCGCCGGCTACGCCACCGCGATCGAGAAGACCGTGCGCGCGCTGCTCGCCGCCTCGGACGGCGGGCGCCTGCCGATCGTCTGCGACAACTCCTCGTGCACCGAGGGCCTCGTGCACGCGCTCGAGAACGTGGGCGAGCTCGACGGCGCGCCCGTCTCCCTCCGCATCGTCGACGCGGTCGACTTCGCGGCCGAGCGGCTGCTGCCCGCCCTCGACGTCGGTGAGCGGCTCGATTCCCTCGCGCTGCATCCGACCTGCTCGAGCACGAGACTCGGTTCGAACGACCACCTGCGGCAGCTCGCGAACGCGGTGGCCGTCGACGCGGTGGTTCCCGATGCCTGGGGCTGCTGCGCCTTCGCGGGCGACCGCGGCATGCTCCACCCCGAGCTGACGGCATCCGCGACCGCTACGGAGGCGGCGGAGCTCGCCGAACGCGACTTCGACGCCCATGCCTCGTGCAACCGCACGTGCGAGATCGGCATGACGCGCGCGACGGGCGAACCGTACGTGCACATCCTCGAACTGCTCGAGCGCGCGACCCGCTGA
- a CDS encoding NAD(P)-dependent alcohol dehydrogenase produces the protein MSTESLQPATSDTRSTMRAAVAARFGGPEVVHVAEVPKPEPGPGELLVRVRASTVSIADHRVRSRRVPRGLGLVVGPVIGWFRPRKSVLGMEAAGVVERVGEDVTRFAPGDEVIVMRGAGMGCHAAFVVVDAEGEVAPKPANLSFDEAAAIVFGGHTALRYLDGVTIRPGTRVLVNGASGAVGTAVVQLAAARGAHVTAVTSGRNADLVRSLGASEVVDYTREDFAAGGRSGEARSEGPRYDVIVECVGNAPFGRVAHLLTPGGALLLVIADLPGMLAAGMQARRSGLVVDHRGGRVGREGMERLAALAESGRLRPVIDRTFDLDEIVEAHRYVDTGRKRGSVVLRVG, from the coding sequence ATGTCCACCGAATCACTTCAGCCGGCGACATCCGACACCCGCAGCACCATGCGCGCCGCGGTCGCCGCGCGCTTCGGCGGGCCCGAGGTCGTGCACGTCGCCGAGGTGCCGAAACCCGAGCCCGGGCCCGGCGAACTCCTCGTGCGCGTGCGCGCCTCGACGGTGAGCATCGCCGACCACCGGGTGCGGAGCCGCCGTGTGCCGCGGGGTCTGGGGCTGGTCGTCGGGCCGGTGATCGGGTGGTTCCGCCCCAGGAAATCCGTGCTCGGCATGGAGGCTGCCGGCGTCGTCGAGCGCGTCGGCGAGGACGTCACCCGATTCGCGCCTGGTGATGAGGTCATCGTGATGCGCGGTGCGGGCATGGGCTGCCATGCCGCGTTCGTCGTCGTCGACGCCGAGGGCGAGGTCGCGCCGAAGCCCGCGAACCTGTCGTTCGACGAGGCCGCCGCGATCGTCTTCGGCGGGCACACCGCGCTGCGTTACCTCGACGGGGTGACGATCCGGCCCGGCACCAGGGTGCTCGTGAACGGTGCCTCGGGCGCGGTCGGCACCGCCGTCGTGCAACTCGCGGCGGCCAGGGGCGCGCACGTGACCGCCGTCACCAGCGGGCGGAACGCCGACCTCGTGCGCTCGCTCGGCGCGAGCGAGGTCGTCGACTACACCCGCGAGGACTTCGCGGCGGGCGGACGATCCGGCGAGGCTCGCTCCGAAGGCCCGCGCTACGACGTGATCGTGGAGTGCGTCGGCAATGCCCCGTTCGGTCGTGTCGCCCACCTGCTCACGCCGGGCGGCGCACTGCTGCTCGTCATCGCCGATCTGCCCGGCATGCTCGCCGCCGGCATGCAGGCCCGCCGAAGCGGACTCGTCGTCGACCACCGCGGCGGCCGCGTGGGACGGGAAGGGATGGAGCGGCTCGCGGCGCTCGCCGAGTCGGGGCGGCTGCGGCCGGTCATCGACCGCACCTTCGATCTCGACGAGATCGTCGAGGCGCACCGCTACGTCGACACCGGCCGCAAGCGGGGGAGCGTGGTGCTCCGCGTCGGGTGA